The Pedobacter roseus genome contains a region encoding:
- a CDS encoding glycosyltransferase — translation MISIIIASVNKDQLSDIKENIAATIGVEHEIISFDNADGKRGLCEIYNEGAKRAKYKLLCYMHEDISIKTKDWGIIIADIFNEDQKIGLIGIAGNSYKTRVPSGWFCSAGEKKINYVNILQRYKFSEEKTKHISQNVKNEKYSNVVVVDGVWFCTKKEIVEANNFDEETFKKFHCYDLDFSLQVHKTHHVVVTFQVLLEHFSEGNYSKTWIEETLKLHEKWGADLPIDVEGLSKKESFFAEKHSFKFFLKQMKTSGYKKIEIFKIFWRSKLRKNNFSLFLMLNKEIWRS, via the coding sequence ATGATATCAATAATTATAGCCTCCGTAAATAAAGATCAGCTTTCTGATATTAAGGAGAACATTGCCGCAACCATAGGAGTCGAACATGAAATTATCAGTTTTGATAATGCTGATGGAAAACGTGGATTATGCGAAATTTACAATGAAGGGGCAAAGCGGGCTAAATACAAGCTACTTTGCTACATGCATGAGGATATCAGTATTAAAACGAAAGACTGGGGTATTATTATAGCAGATATTTTTAATGAAGATCAGAAAATAGGATTGATTGGCATAGCCGGAAATAGTTATAAAACTAGAGTTCCATCTGGATGGTTTTGTAGCGCGGGTGAAAAAAAAATCAATTACGTTAATATCCTTCAACGCTATAAATTTAGTGAAGAGAAAACAAAACATATTTCTCAAAACGTAAAAAATGAAAAATATTCAAACGTAGTTGTTGTAGATGGAGTTTGGTTCTGTACCAAAAAAGAGATAGTTGAAGCTAATAATTTTGATGAGGAAACATTTAAAAAATTTCATTGTTATGATCTGGATTTTTCACTTCAGGTACATAAAACACATCATGTAGTTGTAACTTTCCAAGTATTATTAGAACATTTCTCAGAAGGAAATTATAGTAAAACCTGGATAGAGGAAACATTAAAATTACATGAAAAATGGGGTGCTGATTTACCGATAGATGTAGAAGGGTTATCGAAAAAAGAAAGTTTCTTTGCTGAAAAACATTCATTCAAATTCTTTCTAAAGCAGATGAAAACATCTGGTTATAAAAAGATAGAAATTTTTAAAATATTTTGGCGAAGTAAACTAAGAAAAAATAACTTTAGTCTATTTTTAATGCTAAATAAAGAAATTTGGCGCAGTTAA
- a CDS encoding DUF5672 family protein: MDSSCVIVIPIYKSELSFYEKIALAQCGKLLSDYDIVILKPDDLDISNMQIGFSYSEVSFPSFYFKSVFSYNDLMLSELFYEKFLNYSYLLIYQLDAFVFKNELKYWCGLGYDYIGAPWLREKEFPTLFKKTKEKLRSYLHRRYNLLDKQGRPDIERQLYNYVGNGGFSLRKVKSFYNVCIQEKELVENYVGRNSSDYHEDMFWTIEVNRKKKRIKTPNYKEALNFSIETAPERAMTLIKGNMPFGCHAWDKNIHFWQPYFKEAGYQI, encoded by the coding sequence ATGGATAGTTCTTGTGTAATTGTAATACCAATTTATAAGTCCGAGCTTTCATTTTATGAAAAGATAGCTTTGGCCCAATGTGGAAAGTTATTGTCTGATTATGATATTGTAATACTCAAACCAGATGATTTAGACATATCAAATATGCAAATTGGTTTCTCTTATAGTGAGGTGTCTTTCCCAAGTTTTTATTTTAAGAGCGTATTTAGTTACAACGATTTAATGCTCTCGGAACTCTTTTATGAGAAATTCTTGAATTATAGCTATCTACTCATCTATCAATTGGATGCTTTCGTATTTAAAAATGAATTAAAATATTGGTGCGGCTTAGGTTATGATTATATAGGTGCTCCATGGTTGAGAGAAAAAGAATTCCCCACATTATTTAAAAAGACTAAAGAGAAACTTAGGTCATACCTGCACAGAAGATATAATTTACTTGATAAACAAGGTCGGCCTGATATCGAGCGACAATTGTACAATTATGTCGGCAATGGAGGTTTTTCGTTGAGAAAAGTTAAGTCTTTTTATAATGTCTGTATTCAAGAAAAAGAGCTCGTAGAAAATTACGTTGGCCGGAACAGCAGCGATTATCATGAAGACATGTTTTGGACCATAGAAGTGAATCGAAAGAAGAAGAGAATAAAGACCCCTAATTACAAAGAGGCATTGAACTTTTCCATTGAAACAGCTCCAGAAAGGGCAATGACTTTAATTAAAGGAAACATGCCTTTTGGTTGCCATGCATGGGATAAAAACATCCATTTTTGGCAACCGTACTTTAAAGAAGCAGGTTATCAGATTTAA
- a CDS encoding glycosyltransferase family 2 protein → MSKKLSIITINYNNKAGLQKTIQSVVSQTWQDFEFIVIDGNSSDGSKDVLITYSSFFTYSVSEPDSGIYNAMNKGIKISTGDYLMFLNSGDCLIDNTILEKLNAELNGQYDIYYGDILQTDGIKKEIRTFPKTLNFAFFYEQNISHQASFIKAKLFKDIFLYNENLKIVSDWEFFTYAICKREATYKHLDCVIVTYDGTGISANSENHPEINKERDVSLNKYFPEFVKDYEYLKEIKFKKAEQFMYIKKHPIAYKILKAFMNIILLFLPKFNRN, encoded by the coding sequence ATGAGTAAAAAATTATCAATTATAACTATCAATTACAACAATAAAGCAGGCTTACAAAAAACAATTCAAAGCGTGGTAAGTCAAACCTGGCAAGATTTTGAGTTTATTGTTATTGATGGAAATAGTTCGGATGGAAGTAAAGATGTCCTTATTACATATTCTTCATTTTTCACCTATTCTGTATCCGAGCCCGATAGCGGTATATATAATGCGATGAATAAGGGCATTAAGATTTCAACAGGTGATTATCTAATGTTTTTAAATAGTGGAGATTGCTTAATTGACAATACTATTCTAGAGAAATTGAATGCTGAATTAAATGGCCAATACGATATTTACTATGGAGATATACTACAAACTGATGGAATAAAAAAAGAGATTCGCACTTTTCCTAAGACCTTAAATTTCGCTTTTTTTTATGAACAAAATATCTCTCATCAAGCAAGTTTTATTAAGGCAAAGCTATTTAAGGATATTTTTTTATATAATGAAAATTTAAAAATTGTATCTGACTGGGAATTCTTCACTTATGCAATCTGTAAACGAGAGGCTACTTATAAACATTTAGATTGTGTAATTGTAACTTATGATGGAACCGGAATATCTGCAAATTCAGAGAACCACCCAGAAATCAATAAAGAAAGAGATGTTTCCTTAAATAAATATTTCCCTGAATTTGTTAAGGACTATGAATATTTAAAAGAGATAAAGTTTAAAAAGGCAGAACAATTTATGTATATAAAAAAACATCCGATAGCCTATAAGATTTTGAAAGCCTTTATGAATATTATACTTTTATTTTTGCCAAAATTTAATAGAAACTAA
- a CDS encoding glycosyltransferase, whose protein sequence is MKKVLFFMPDNPLKKNAGNRTRALSMLSYFKSRNFEIDFVSEYFTGRWNEADIKAFKQSGLADKTYVIKKKPSKKNILFYLLFYKLPNFFYQNKAWFFPLQFPELVTLRFKRAFNKILKNNEYDYIFINYASWATLVDNNQFTKKSVKIIDTHDFITAQLQRKVNIGKSFKEEIRRISLFDIALAISIEEQYIFSQFCNNRVALAPMMLDKPENLHSDAEKTFDLIYVASDNIHNQKAANWFFNDVYPLLPANLQICIIGQINEHLSIKAPNIITVNFAEDLSPYYQKAKVALCPMLSGTGTKIKVVEALSYGLPIVCNTRGIDGLINKTDNGCLVSDDPVEFGNNIMKLLTDESEYKKQVENALAAFNTNYEKERCYKNLDLIFGIV, encoded by the coding sequence ATGAAGAAAGTATTATTTTTTATGCCTGATAACCCGTTAAAAAAAAACGCGGGGAATAGAACCAGGGCTTTAAGCATGTTAAGCTACTTTAAATCAAGAAATTTTGAAATTGATTTTGTAAGCGAATATTTCACCGGACGCTGGAATGAGGCAGATATTAAAGCTTTTAAGCAATCTGGCTTAGCCGATAAAACTTACGTGATTAAAAAAAAACCTTCAAAAAAAAATATACTCTTTTATCTGCTTTTTTATAAACTACCAAATTTTTTCTATCAAAATAAGGCCTGGTTTTTCCCTCTGCAATTTCCTGAGCTTGTAACCTTAAGGTTTAAGCGGGCTTTTAACAAAATTTTAAAAAACAACGAGTACGATTACATCTTTATCAACTATGCCAGTTGGGCTACATTGGTTGACAATAATCAATTCACAAAAAAGTCGGTAAAAATAATTGATACACACGACTTTATAACAGCACAACTACAGAGAAAAGTAAATATCGGTAAATCTTTTAAAGAAGAAATCAGGCGGATATCTTTATTCGATATTGCTTTGGCCATTTCTATCGAAGAGCAATATATCTTTAGTCAATTCTGTAACAACAGGGTGGCTTTGGCGCCAATGATGCTTGATAAACCGGAGAATCTTCATTCTGACGCAGAAAAAACTTTTGACCTGATTTATGTGGCAAGTGACAATATACATAATCAGAAAGCCGCCAATTGGTTTTTCAATGATGTATACCCCTTATTACCAGCCAATTTGCAGATATGTATTATTGGACAAATAAATGAGCACCTTTCTATAAAGGCACCTAATATTATTACTGTAAATTTTGCCGAAGATTTATCTCCCTATTACCAAAAGGCCAAAGTAGCATTATGCCCCATGCTAAGCGGAACCGGCACGAAAATAAAAGTAGTAGAAGCGCTATCTTATGGTTTACCAATAGTTTGTAATACAAGGGGGATTGATGGGCTGATCAATAAAACAGATAATGGTTGTTTGGTTAGTGATGATCCGGTTGAATTTGGGAATAATATTATGAAACTACTAACGGACGAATCAGAATATAAAAAACAGGTAGAAAATGCCCTTGCTGCTTTTAACACGAATTACGAAAAAGAACGCTGCTATAAAAATCTTGACCTCATTTTTGGTATAGTTTAA
- a CDS encoding ABC transporter ATP-binding protein, protein MKTYFRLLSFAKPIEKFAIPYVIVTLLAVLFGTLNLTLLVPLFDTLLPSKSSGTVDVVNSASSAFDITGKFSDFVSHSLIVNGRAETLNYVCIIIVASVLLSNFFRYFSQRFMEDLRVHTLLNLRKSVFNNVMNLHVGYFNNERKGDIISKVASDVQVVQFTVTNTLQVVFKEPLTLIFYIIVLLSISVKLTLFSLLVIPVSAFIISKIVKRIKQQAKESHESFAKMIGFLDESLSGIKIIKAFNSTDRVKEKFQKENEFYSNLNRKMVRRQQLGSPVSEFLGVLMVSLIVWYGGNLIISNQPGALTTSQFIAYIAFFSQVMRPAKALTDSFSGIHSGIAAGERVLDLIDTKPLLVNQPDAKVLDGFNNAISVQNVSFNYGEKQILNSITFDIEKGKTVALVGPSGGGKSTLMDLLPRFHDPKSGTIKIDGHDYRELTVESIRSQMGTVNQESFLFNDSIFNNIAFAKPDATEEEIIAAAKIANAHDFILNTENGYQTNVGDRGNKLSGGQKQRVCIARAVLANPPIMLLDEATSALDTESEKLVQDALNNLMKNRTSIVIAHRLSTIQHADKIVVIDKGEVVESGSHSELMNKNGLYRRLIDMQAFTD, encoded by the coding sequence ATGAAGACTTATTTTCGTTTATTATCATTTGCCAAGCCCATAGAAAAGTTTGCAATACCTTATGTAATAGTTACGTTATTAGCAGTTCTTTTCGGAACACTAAATCTGACATTACTTGTACCACTTTTTGACACACTACTTCCATCAAAATCATCTGGAACTGTTGATGTAGTTAACTCAGCAAGTTCTGCTTTTGATATTACGGGTAAGTTTTCTGATTTTGTTTCCCATTCACTAATTGTAAACGGTCGAGCTGAAACTTTAAATTATGTTTGCATCATCATTGTAGCTTCTGTTTTACTATCAAACTTCTTTAGATATTTCTCTCAACGTTTTATGGAAGACTTAAGAGTACATACCTTGTTAAATCTCCGTAAGTCAGTATTTAATAACGTGATGAATTTACACGTAGGTTATTTTAATAACGAACGTAAAGGAGATATTATATCAAAAGTTGCCTCTGATGTACAGGTGGTACAATTCACTGTTACAAATACATTACAAGTTGTTTTTAAAGAACCACTAACGCTTATTTTCTACATTATAGTTCTTTTGAGTATCTCTGTTAAATTAACTTTATTTTCATTATTAGTCATTCCAGTATCCGCATTTATTATCAGTAAAATAGTTAAGAGGATTAAACAACAAGCCAAAGAATCTCATGAATCATTTGCAAAGATGATTGGTTTTTTGGATGAATCCCTAAGCGGAATCAAGATTATTAAAGCATTTAATTCAACAGATAGAGTTAAAGAAAAATTCCAGAAAGAAAATGAATTTTATTCGAATCTAAATAGAAAAATGGTTAGAAGACAGCAATTAGGTTCGCCAGTTTCTGAATTTTTAGGTGTTTTAATGGTTTCTTTAATCGTTTGGTATGGTGGGAATCTGATTATTAGTAACCAACCAGGTGCTTTAACTACGAGCCAATTTATTGCATATATTGCTTTTTTCTCTCAGGTGATGCGACCTGCAAAAGCACTAACAGATTCTTTTAGCGGAATCCATTCCGGAATTGCAGCAGGCGAACGCGTTTTGGATCTAATAGACACCAAACCGTTATTGGTTAATCAACCAGATGCCAAAGTACTTGATGGCTTTAACAACGCAATCAGTGTTCAAAATGTATCATTTAATTATGGAGAAAAACAAATCCTGAACTCAATAACCTTCGACATTGAAAAAGGGAAAACGGTAGCCTTGGTTGGCCCTTCAGGTGGGGGAAAAAGCACGTTGATGGATTTGCTTCCACGTTTCCACGATCCGAAATCAGGAACCATTAAAATTGATGGCCATGATTACAGGGAGCTTACTGTAGAAAGTATCCGCTCACAAATGGGGACGGTTAACCAGGAATCGTTTTTATTTAACGACAGTATTTTTAATAATATCGCCTTTGCTAAGCCAGACGCTACAGAGGAAGAAATTATCGCCGCCGCTAAAATTGCAAATGCACACGATTTTATCCTGAACACCGAAAATGGTTATCAAACCAATGTGGGCGATAGAGGCAATAAATTATCTGGTGGGCAAAAGCAACGTGTTTGTATTGCCAGAGCCGTTTTGGCCAACCCTCCGATCATGCTTTTAGATGAAGCTACATCCGCATTAGATACAGAATCTGAAAAACTGGTACAGGATGCTTTAAATAATTTAATGAAAAACCGTACTTCAATCGTTATAGCCCACCGTTTAAGTACCATACAACATGCCGATAAAATTGTCGTAATTGATAAAGGGGAAGTTGTAGAAAGTGGAAGCCATAGTGAGTTAATGAATAAAAATGGCTTATATAGGCGTTTAATTGACATGCAGGCCTTTACAGACTAA
- a CDS encoding glycosyltransferase family 4 protein → MKKPKVLVTFDSMKDANCGYFSFGKGLGDALIQENKEKFKLKFYLFKHTQYLFNGLVDILYLSRLDRLFFGPKNDFDVVHLSDQTCRLRPSKVNAKKIMTVHDMNKVHLKFSKPHRIQVYLKKLGKLISQCDKIVCISQFVANDVVQYFPEAKGKVSVIYNGADKLISNENHQPAFKPEKKFLFTIGLLSVQKGFHLLPALLKDNDFELVISGRETPHKQRILEEAEKYNCLDRVHITGPISDEDKAWYYKNCSAFLFPSVAEGFGLPVIEAMHFGKPVFLSKFTSLPEVGGDIAYYFDNFEPEHMQEVFKNGMSDFIQNNRIKEAIAQAEKFSWEIAANQYLNLYQECLVNNTQK, encoded by the coding sequence ATGAAAAAGCCTAAAGTCTTAGTAACTTTTGATTCGATGAAAGATGCCAATTGTGGTTATTTTTCGTTTGGGAAAGGATTAGGGGATGCATTAATCCAGGAAAATAAAGAAAAATTTAAATTAAAATTCTATCTTTTTAAACACACCCAGTACCTTTTTAATGGCCTGGTTGATATTCTTTATCTTTCTCGTCTTGACCGCTTATTTTTTGGTCCAAAGAATGATTTTGATGTAGTACACCTGTCTGATCAAACCTGCAGATTAAGACCCAGTAAGGTAAATGCAAAAAAAATAATGACCGTTCACGACATGAATAAGGTTCATTTAAAGTTTAGCAAGCCGCACAGGATTCAGGTATATTTAAAAAAACTTGGTAAGCTTATATCACAGTGTGATAAAATTGTATGTATATCACAGTTTGTAGCTAATGATGTAGTTCAGTATTTCCCTGAAGCTAAAGGAAAGGTTAGTGTAATTTATAACGGAGCCGATAAATTGATATCCAATGAAAATCATCAGCCTGCTTTTAAACCTGAAAAGAAATTTCTATTTACTATTGGTCTGCTTTCGGTACAAAAAGGCTTTCACTTATTACCTGCATTATTAAAAGATAACGATTTCGAACTGGTAATTTCCGGCAGGGAAACACCCCACAAACAACGGATTTTAGAGGAAGCCGAAAAATATAACTGCCTGGATAGGGTACACATTACCGGGCCAATTAGTGATGAAGACAAAGCCTGGTATTACAAAAATTGTAGTGCCTTTTTATTCCCCTCTGTTGCTGAAGGTTTTGGTCTTCCTGTAATTGAAGCCATGCATTTTGGAAAACCTGTTTTTCTCTCAAAATTCACTTCGCTCCCTGAGGTTGGCGGCGATATTGCATATTACTTCGATAATTTTGAACCTGAACACATGCAGGAAGTATTTAAAAATGGAATGAGTGATTTCATCCAAAATAACCGCATTAAGGAAGCAATTGCTCAGGCTGAAAAGTTTTCGTGGGAAATTGCAGCCAACCAGTATCTGAATTTATATCAGGAATGCCTCGTAAACAACACTCAAAAATAG
- a CDS encoding glycosyltransferase family 2 protein: protein MKVTGFTFLRNAIVNDYPAKEAILSVLPLCDDFIVALGNSSDETAEMVKSIDPKIRTIDTVWDDSIREGGRVFADETNKALAQISADTDWMVYIQGDEAIHEDYLPLLKKEMELELNNSNVEALLLKYKHFYASYDYLAESRRWYRREVRIIKNLPGIRSYRDAQGFRINDRKLKVKLIDAYIYHYGWVKPPKGLQGKVRNFNQFYQTEEWIEENYPVQDTYDMHNADRLVHFKGTHPKVMQERIAAANWKFEKDLTKETPKMNFRRRVLQKIEDLTGLRLFEYRNYKIVK, encoded by the coding sequence ATGAAAGTTACCGGTTTTACCTTTTTACGAAATGCAATTGTAAACGATTATCCCGCCAAAGAAGCCATACTTTCAGTTCTGCCTTTGTGTGATGATTTTATCGTTGCATTGGGCAATTCTTCTGATGAAACGGCTGAAATGGTAAAAAGTATCGATCCAAAAATCAGGACCATCGATACGGTTTGGGATGATAGTATACGAGAAGGCGGTCGTGTTTTTGCTGATGAAACCAATAAGGCCTTAGCCCAAATAAGTGCTGATACCGATTGGATGGTTTATATCCAGGGCGATGAAGCCATCCACGAAGATTATCTCCCCCTTCTTAAAAAAGAAATGGAATTGGAGCTGAACAACAGCAATGTTGAAGCCCTGCTTTTAAAATATAAACACTTTTATGCTTCTTACGATTACCTCGCCGAATCGAGGCGCTGGTATAGAAGAGAGGTTCGGATTATCAAAAACCTACCAGGTATACGTTCTTATCGCGATGCACAGGGCTTTAGGATTAACGATAGAAAACTTAAGGTTAAACTAATTGATGCCTATATTTATCATTACGGCTGGGTAAAGCCGCCAAAGGGACTACAAGGCAAAGTGCGCAACTTTAACCAGTTTTATCAAACAGAAGAGTGGATTGAAGAGAATTACCCGGTGCAGGATACTTATGATATGCACAATGCCGATCGTTTGGTCCATTTTAAAGGAACTCATCCAAAAGTGATGCAGGAAAGGATTGCCGCGGCCAACTGGAAATTTGAAAAAGATTTAACAAAAGAAACTCCGAAAATGAATTTTCGTAGAAGGGTTTTACAAAAAATTGAGGATTTAACAGGATTGCGGTTGTTTGAGTACCGGAATTATAAAATTGTAAAATAG
- the meaB gene encoding methylmalonyl Co-A mutase-associated GTPase MeaB gives MNTHLSILSEVKAGNYKALARTLTLVENNIKPADSILRDLDSNINVPVVGITGPPGAGKSTLVNAITNHFVAEGKRIAILAIDPTSPFNFGSLLGDRIRMAGQFNNPNVYIRSLATRGSLGGISAKTIEMVDVLKAANFDLIMVETVGVGQSEVEIAGLADKTIVVLVPESGDEVQNIKSGLMEIADCFVINKADREGADTFANNLKKIVHQGTKTIPVLKTVADKNTGIETLCEWISKPQTIDNSRKVFLFAEKAWKIIQHKKMLDIDKKRLREKIQAALAKDGFNIYRFADEFDND, from the coding sequence ATGAATACGCATCTATCCATTTTAAGCGAAGTAAAAGCGGGCAATTATAAGGCTTTGGCAAGAACGTTAACACTTGTTGAAAATAATATCAAGCCAGCTGATTCGATTTTAAGGGATTTGGATAGTAATATAAATGTTCCCGTTGTAGGTATCACCGGGCCTCCGGGTGCTGGTAAAAGCACTTTAGTAAATGCCATAACCAATCATTTTGTGGCTGAGGGAAAACGCATTGCGATATTGGCAATAGATCCAACCTCTCCTTTTAATTTTGGCTCTTTATTGGGCGATCGCATCCGCATGGCCGGCCAATTTAATAATCCTAATGTGTATATCCGATCTTTGGCTACCAGGGGCTCTTTAGGAGGCATTTCTGCTAAAACCATCGAAATGGTTGACGTTTTAAAAGCAGCCAATTTTGATCTGATCATGGTTGAAACCGTCGGGGTGGGGCAATCGGAAGTAGAAATTGCCGGGTTGGCAGATAAAACCATCGTCGTGCTGGTTCCCGAATCGGGTGATGAAGTACAGAATATCAAGTCAGGCTTAATGGAAATCGCAGATTGTTTCGTGATTAATAAAGCTGATAGGGAAGGTGCAGATACTTTTGCCAATAATTTAAAGAAAATCGTTCACCAGGGTACCAAAACCATTCCGGTACTTAAAACAGTTGCGGATAAAAATACAGGTATCGAGACGTTATGTGAATGGATAAGTAAACCACAAACGATAGATAATAGCCGTAAAGTTTTTCTTTTTGCCGAAAAAGCCTGGAAAATTATTCAGCATAAAAAGATGCTTGATATAGATAAAAAAAGGCTGCGCGAAAAAATTCAGGCAGCCTTAGCAAAAGATGGATTTAATATATATCGGTTTGCTGATGAGTTTGATAATGATTAA
- a CDS encoding aminopeptidase P family protein yields the protein MKYPTIDQSLFTLNRKNFTKQLKNNSLAIFNSSDEFPRSGDQSFVFKQNPDLFYLSGIDQEQTILLLFPDCPNPLYREVLFLRQTNDYIKVWEGYKYTKEQAKAASGIETIYWLEDFDNILHSIVNYAEHIYLNTNENDRYAHEVPYLDIRFIEKMKAKYPLHHYERSAPIMRGLRAVKSDVEVELTKKACAITRDAFIRVLKFTKPGVKEYEIEAEIIHEFIRQGGTGHAYTPIIASGHNANILHYNDNNQECKDGDVILFDFGAEYANYNADMSRAIPVNGRFTQRQKEVYNAVLQVMKQSIQLIGEGIVWNTYHEQVGEIMTEQLINLGLISLEDVKKQSPAYPAYKKYFMHGTSHHLGIDVHDFAGRYTPFAVGNILTVEPGIYIPAEGLGIRLENNILITSNGNIDLMADIPLEVEEIEEIMNS from the coding sequence ATGAAATATCCTACTATCGATCAGTCATTATTTACACTAAATAGAAAAAATTTCACTAAACAGCTAAAAAACAACTCATTAGCTATCTTCAATTCAAGTGATGAATTTCCTAGAAGTGGCGATCAGAGTTTTGTTTTTAAGCAAAATCCAGATTTATTTTATTTATCGGGAATCGATCAGGAACAAACAATATTGCTTCTATTTCCTGATTGTCCTAATCCTTTGTACAGAGAAGTCCTGTTTTTAAGACAGACCAACGATTACATCAAGGTTTGGGAGGGCTATAAGTATACCAAAGAACAGGCAAAGGCAGCTTCAGGCATTGAGACCATATATTGGCTGGAAGATTTTGACAACATTTTACATAGTATTGTGAACTACGCTGAACATATCTATTTAAACACAAATGAAAATGACCGTTATGCTCATGAAGTTCCTTATCTCGATATCCGTTTCATTGAAAAAATGAAAGCAAAATATCCACTACATCACTATGAACGTTCGGCACCGATTATGCGCGGTTTACGAGCCGTTAAATCAGATGTAGAAGTTGAATTGACAAAAAAAGCCTGTGCAATAACCCGGGATGCGTTTATCAGGGTGTTAAAATTTACCAAACCCGGCGTAAAGGAATATGAGATTGAAGCAGAAATTATTCACGAATTTATCCGTCAAGGTGGCACTGGGCACGCCTATACGCCAATTATTGCTTCCGGCCATAATGCGAATATTCTCCATTATAATGACAACAACCAGGAGTGCAAAGATGGAGATGTAATCCTCTTCGATTTTGGGGCCGAGTATGCCAATTACAATGCTGATATGAGTCGCGCAATACCTGTAAACGGCCGTTTTACCCAAAGGCAGAAAGAAGTATACAACGCTGTTTTGCAGGTGATGAAACAATCTATCCAATTAATCGGTGAGGGGATAGTGTGGAATACTTACCACGAGCAGGTTGGGGAAATTATGACCGAACAATTGATTAACCTTGGTTTAATTTCTTTAGAAGATGTGAAAAAACAAAGCCCCGCTTACCCGGCTTATAAAAAATATTTCATGCATGGTACTTCTCATCATTTGGGCATCGATGTGCACGATTTTGCCGGGAGATACACTCCATTTGCAGTTGGTAACATTTTAACTGTTGAACCAGGCATTTATATTCCAGCAGAAGGTTTGGGCATCCGTTTAGAAAACAATATTCTCATTACATCAAATGGAAATATTGATTTAATGGCCGATATTCCATTAGAGGTAGAAGAAATTGAGGAAATTATGAATAGTTAG